AACCTTTGTAGTAGCGTAGATTATACGCCCTAAATTATGTTATAAATTAAAGATAACCGTTATAGCGGTATCGGTAGGCTGATGTAACTTTGTTAAAAAATAGCCAAAAAACTGATAATAAGATTAATTAGCAGGAACAAAGCCAAACTATCTAATTGATTATAAATTGGTAGTGTGTCAAAAATTTCGGTTTTTAGCTATTATTAGTAATATTTATCTTTTAGAGATTCAATATAGTCATTTATTTCATTTATTTATCAAATAAGCGATCGCTTCCCCCTGCTTCAAGAAATATCCCCGACTTCTCCAAGAAGTCGAGGATTAAGTTATTTAGATATCTCCGCGAATTTCTTCAACAATGCCATCACGCAGGACGACTTCCACCTGCATTTTACTAATCAAGTTATCACCCAGTTCGATGCGGAAAAAGCTTTCCATTTGAAATTGGTTGACTTCTTGATCTAATTCCAACAATTGTACTTGCTGGAGATTTTGCAGCATTTGGTTTTTCTGCTCTAGGAGTTCACTTTTCTTTTGATTGACTTGCAGTTGAATATTGTCAATTTGTTGGAGTGTTTGGGGTCCTGGTGGTTGAACACTTTGCTTTTGAATGGCGCTAATTGCTCTTTGTCCTTCAACGTCTAGTTGTTGTAGTTGTTGGTCAACTTGATTAATCTGAGCTTGGAGTTGCTGTTGTACTTCCTCTTTCCAGAGACTAGTAACTATGGCTTTGACATTAATTGGGCGTTTTAAAAGCAATTGAGGGTTGGAGACATCCATAAAATTTGTACGTTCACTCTTAAATAGTTTGTAGTGTGGAGAGGAGTCAGTAGGGGTTTCCCCGCCCAAGATTTAGGGGGAAATTAGGAAATTATTTAGCAAACATCTTGTTAATAATATCGCAATATCGTTCCATGACAACGTGACGACGGATTTTCAGAGTTTGTGTCATGAGTCCATTTTCAATTGAGAATTGTTCCTCAATGAGTTTAAATGCTCCAATACGATCATCGGCTCGATAGCTGGGACGGTTTTGGACTTCCCGATTTAATTCTTGACGAAACAAATCCTGGACTATTTTACTCTCTAAGTCAATCTTTTCACTATTATTTTGAGTTTCTGCCCATTTTGCTAAGGCTTCTAGGTTAGGAACAATCAGAGCGCCAATGCTACGTTGATCTTGTCCTACTAACATGATTTGGTCAATATAGGGCGATCGCAAACAAGCATCTTCTATGGGCTGGGGTTCGATGTTTTCACCGTTGGTTAAAACAATGGTGTCTTTTGCTCTACCTGTTAATACTAGGTCATTTTCAGGAGTTACCCAACCTAAATCACCGCTATCAAACCAACCTTCTGTGTCTATGGCTTTGGTTGTGGCTTCGGGATTTTGATAATAGCCCTGCATGATTTGTGGCCCTTTGAGCAGGACTAAACCCCGTTCTCCAACTGGTAGAGGTTGACGAGTCTCAGGATTGACAATTTTTACTTCCGTACCCGGAATTGGTTGTCCCGAAGAACCCCGTAAATTTCGCCAAGGACGACGAGCATTAGTTACTGGTGAGGTTTCTGTCAAACCATAACCTTGTAAAATTTCCACACCAACAATTTCAAAGAAGTTATCTATATATGCAGGTAGCGCCCCACCACCACTAATAACGTGCTTAATTTTTCCACCTGTGGCTTCTCGCACTTTGGCATAAACTAATTTTTCACCTAGTATATGGAGTGGTAACAAGACTAATTCTGCTATTTTGGCTTGGGAACGTTCAATAAGTGAGGTGTGAATGTGATTTAAGCTCAATCTCTGGGAAATACGCCGCGCTTCAACATATTTCTGGCTCATATCCAGTAAAAATTTGACCAAACTTTGTTTTTTAGCTGGTTGTTCGCGGAATTGTTTTTGCACTCCTTCATAAATTGATTCCCATAGTCGAGGAACAGCAATCATGTAATTGGGTTTAAATTTCTTTAAATCCCCTTTCACAGAACGCAAATTAGTGTAAATTTGGGTACAACCTTGAGAAAGTAAAAAATATTCTCCACTGCGTTCATAACTATGCCATGTGGGCAGAATACTCAGAACAATATCTCCTTTTTCTGGTTGGACAACTACCCCCAAACTTTTAACTTGGTGCAGCAAATTTTTGTGAGATAGCATTACACCCTTGGGTTTTCCCGTAGTCCCGGAGGTATAAATTAGAGTTGCTAAACTTTCGCTGCTTTGTTTGGTAGCTATTAAAGTGTTGTTACTACCAATATCTAATAATTGGGAAAAGTTCACCACTGGAAAATTACGTTCTGTGGGTGGTGCTTCATCAGAAAGGAGAACTACCAGCTTAATCGGCAATTCATTTAAGCTTTCTCCTAACTTATTTAGAGTTTTGAGATCCTCAATTACTAATGCGGTACTGCCACTATGGGAAATAATATAGAGTAATTCTTCTCGTTCTGCTTGGGCGCTACGGACTGCATTTACCGCTCCAGCGGTCATTATACCTTGGTCGGCAATAAACCAGCGGGGACTGTTGTCAGCAATGAGGGAAACCCGTTCACCATAGGGAAGAGTGTCGCTATTGTTTATATTGATGCCTAACTTTTGCAAACCGGCGGCAAATTGTTGAATTTGCCCTGACAACTGACTATAGGTAATTTTTACTTCTGGTTTGGAGTGGGGGTTATGCAGGGCAACAATATTACCAAATTTCCTGGCAGCTAAAGTCCAAATTTCTGGTAGTGACTCGACGTTTGTGTAATCTACTAAACTCTGTAAAGCCAGGCTTTCCCGCTCAGAAATGTTAGCTAAGAAAGAAGTTGCAGATTGGGTTTTTGTCATAAGTAGGTTGGCGTTGAAAATTGTCGTCATAGCAAGGCAAGAGGCAAGAGGCAAGAGTAAAGAAGTTTTCAGCGATTTTACATTTCTTTACACAGTTTGGTTTTATTGTGTTCACCTACTTAAATACTGATGTTAAATCCAATAATAACCAATTATTTAATCTTTAGTTTACACATTAATTGATCACAATTACTGAATTATCACCGTTCCATATATAAAAATCTATGCTAAACTGATTTTATATAAACTAAATACTATGGTTGAGTCTTAGGACATTGCCATATATTTTAGTTTTAGTCAAACTGTGTTCATGTAATTTCATTTGGGGGTGATTCCCTATAGATTTGATGGATGTATTATTGCTCACCGTCATCAATGCAGGGGCTTGTTTGGCTTTGCCTAAGCTGCTATCTATGGTTTTGGTTCGTAAACCTCAACAATCTCAACCATTTGCCCTTACTCCTAGTTGCAAATCCGCCAAAATGGCAATGACCAGTTTCCCATATTGTACAGCCTACGGATTAACTGGTAGTCAATCTTGTAAATTTAGTCCGAATTTTTGTTCCCAATGTTCTCCTAATTAAAGAGAATATTAGCGAATAATAGCAATCCTCAATTATTTGTGAATATATTTATTTATTTTCTTCTCTGCGCTATTCATACAGCACTTCCTGGTGTTATGAGGTACATATCTAGCGGGCAAGATGCCTGCACTACAAGAGTTTCATGATTCAACTTTGTCCCTCATAAGAGCGGAAACCGCTGTAATTCTCGGTAAAAACATCAATTTTCACAAATCAGACAGGATTGCTATACATAACAGGGAATAGAAAAGTTGCAAGTATTTAATTTACTTATGCAATGTCAAAGACATTCAAAAATTCAAAAATGGTGTTTAGAATGCAAAATCAAGATGTAGTTATCACAGGGAGAGTTATTTATGAGTTTAATTGATGGTCTATTTTTAACAATATTGAATGCGGCTATTTGTTTGGTTTTACCAAAGCTGCTATCTCTGGCTTTATCTGCAAAAAACTAAAAATCAATATCATCTTTAATGGTTTTTTGTTTTTCTCTGCGCCATTTTGCTCTAACTAAACGAATTTCGTCAAAACTGTAGCTTTCACCTAAATTTTCCCGAATGGGTGTGAGGGCAATATCACCAACAATTTCTAAGACGTTCCAGATTTTCTTTTGGCGTTCTAAGGGGACTAATTTACTTAAATCTACAGGTTGTTTTTTCTCAATTAAATTGGAGAGATGATTGATAATTGTGGCAGTTTTAACGTTGCGTTGTTTAGCGATGTTTTCAATACTCAAACCCTGGTTATATAATTCCAATGTTGTTAATTCTGTATCAGAAGGTGAGTGAGAATGAGGTGAGGAACTAACTCGATTAATAGTCTTTTCTTGTAACCCTTGTTCTTGGCGGTATTTTTGAATTTCTGCTAAGAATCTTTCGCCATATTGAGATAATTTATGACTACCAACCCCGGAAAGATTGCCAAATTCATCTAAGGTTTTTGGTTGGCTTTGTGCCATTAATTTGAGGGTAGAATCATGGAAGATGACGTAGGGTGGTACTGCTTGTTCGTCTGCGAGTTCTTTCCTAAGCGATCGCAATTTTTGCATTAGCACTTCTACATCTGCTGCTTTGACATTTTCCTCTTCCCAAGTAATTTTCTTTGCTATAGGAACAGCAATGGAAACTGGGCGTTGTTTTCGCATTACTTCCCAACTCAAAGCATTAAGTTTTAAAATTGAATAACCGTCTGCGGTTTGTTCTATTAACCCTTGATGTAAAAGTGATCTTCCTAACATTCGCCATTCATCTACTGTTTTATCTTTGCCAATTCCATAGGTAGAAAGTTGATCATGTTTATTAACAACAATTCTCTGATTTTTCGCGCCTCTTAATATATCAATAATATGTAACATTCCATATCTTTCTTTACACCTGGCCACACAAGATAGAAATTTCATGGCTTCAATTGTCCAATCTTGGACAGGTTTAGGATAAAGACAATTATCACAATTTCCGCAATTTCCGGGAAATCTTTCCCCGAAATAACTTAATTGAATTGTGCGTCTACAATCTGTCCCTTCCGCATAATCAATTACCTGTCTTAGTTGCTGTTTAGCTATTAATTGTTCTTGAGGATCGGTTTTTTGATTAATACTCCATTCTATAGTTTTAATATCACCATAATTGAAAAATAATGTACATTTAGAAGGTTCATCATCTCTACCGGCTCGCCCTGATTCCTGATAGTAACTCTCTAGATTTCGGGGTAAATCGGAATGCACAACAAACCGCACATCAGGTTTATTAATGCCCATGCCAAAGGCAACGGTGGCTACCATTACTCGCACATCATCCCGAATAAACCGAGTTTGATTTTTTGATCTTTCCTCATCACTTAAACCAGCATGATAAGGCAAAACAGAAATCTTATCATTTTGGAGTTTTAAAGTTATTTCATCAACTTTTTTGCGAGTTAAACAATAAATAATTCCCGAACCTTCATTTTCTCTAACTATTTCTAATAATTCGGCGTAAGCACGGTTACTTTTAGCCCGGACTTCATAATAAAGATTTTGGCGGTTAAAACTAGCAATATGAATACTTGGTTGTCTTAATCCTAATTGTTCAATAATATCAGCCTTGACTCTATCTGTGGCGGTAGCAGTGAGGGCAACTGTAGGCACATCAGGATAACGTTTTCGGAGTAATCTTAATTGCCGATATTCTGGGCGGAAATCATGCCCCCATTCTGAGACACAATGGGCTTCATCAATGGCAAAGGTGGAAATCCCCACTTTTTCCTTAACTACGTCTAAAAGGGGGAGAAATCGGTCACTAACAAGGCGTTCTGGGGCGACATAAAGCAATTTTATTTTACCATTCATGATCGCTTCTTCACGGGAGCGAACTTTATAGGCGTTAAGACTACTATTCAGAAATGTGGCAGAAATGTTATTAGTTCGCAGTGCTTCTACTTGATCTTGCATTAAAGCTATCAAGGGTGAGACTACCACTGTTAAACCGGGTTTTAAAAGTGCCGGTAATTGAAAGCACAGAGATTTACCCCCACCTGTGGGCATAATTACCATTAAATCACGATTCTCTAGTGCATCTTCGATAATTTGCCGTTGTCCAGGGCGAAATTGATCATAACCAAAATGATGTTTTAAGGCTTTTTCTAGGTGTGGGTACTGAAGCATGGTAGATGGCTGCTGCGTGTCTGGTTTGTGATGAAGATATTAGAATTTTAACGCACGTTGGGGAATTGGTAGAGGGAACGCTAGAATTTATAGATAGGAAAATGTCAGAATCAGGATATCCAGGATTAAAGGATGAACAGGATAAAAATAGGGATTTTATGACTGATTACCTATTACCCATTCCCAGTCTTAGCTAGATATCTAGCAATTTGGGTTATTATAGAACATCAAAACTACAAGATCAACTAATGTCTGCAACTAGGTAGAATAAAATAACTATGACGCAAGAATTAATGGAGTTAAGACAAACTATATTAGAAGGGCGTTATGATGATGCCTTGGAAATTCTTGATGATTTGGAGGAGATGAGCAAACAGGGAACTTTGCGAAAAATAGAAGCTTTTTTAGTGAGGTTGGTTATTCATCTGATTAAAAATCAAATTGAACAGCGTTTAACTAATTCTTGGATTGCTTCAATTTCTGATTCTGTGATTCAAATTGCCAAATTGAATATTAAAGATAATCAAAAATCTTATTATATTAAATCTGATGCATGGGGTGAATATTTAGCAGAAGCTTTAGAAATGGCAATTCGTCCCGCTAGTGCGGAGATTTTTGGCGGAACGTTAAAACCAAGTCAAGTTTCTCAAAGATTACAAGGAAAAGAATTAATTGATTTTGCTGAAAACCTTTTGTTGTTAACTTATGAATATCAACCTAAAGAGTTAGCAAAGATGATTGATAATTATTTATCACAATTACCAGGTGGTGAAGATTGGTTTGAGTAGTTTGGGCAAAACTAAGTTGGTTGAAGATAATGAAGTAATGAATGACCAACTTGGCGTAGATATATGCTTTTGTTGTCTTCGTGATGATAAGATATTAGATGAACAAACCACGAAGGAGCGAAGGTAGCGAAGGAAGAAGAGTTTTAGAGAGTTTTTGCGTTAGTTCTGGTAGATTGTGTTTGTTGGATATTTTTTGTCATAAACTAGGTAAGCTAGTTTTAATAATTACCCAGGTTTTTGTATTTTGCTATTTTGTGAAAGAATTTAACCTGTAATGTATTCAGATTAACTTAAAAAAGTGAACAGGATAAACTCATGTTTATTAGTATTGAACAGATTAGAGAGTCTCTTAAACATTTGGAAAATGTAGATTCTTTTTGGGGAATTACTTTTTTGAAGTTTAAGCAATTACAATTACCAGTAGGTAATACGATTGAAATATCTCTATATTCGGAAATTAAAGATTTTTTAGAAAAAAACTATAAACTCTATAAGGACTCAACATTTTCTTATAGATGTTTCCGTTTATCAAAAAATAAAAATAGATGGATAAAACTTAACAGATATGTAAATTCTATAATAGAAGATGTTTATAGAGAGATTTATAAAGATATCCATACACCAATATTTAGAGAATCATTAATCAATAACATAAATGAAGACAGATGGGGCTGGAAAGATAACTATATTGAAATTTTAAAATCCTGTTTGTTTCAGTATGATAATCAACTGATTCCTACTTTTCATTTAGCTGTATGGCTATATCGTGAAAAAGAATGGTCATCTGAAACAACACCAGAAGATATTATTGAAAAATTTAAAGATGATTTTTTGATAAATGAACAAGAATTTAACAACTTATTTGATATTTCTATTCCTGAAAATACCAACATAAGCCAGCTTTTCAAAAATAAAAAAGTGTCTTGGACAGAATTGAAAACTGTTATTGAAAAACCTCCATTTATACCACCCGAAGAAGGTACTTTAACTTATCTAGAAATACAAGGGGTAGGGGCTGCAAAAAAACTTTTTTTTGAACCAGCAGAACGACTGAGTTTAATTACAGGTGATAATGGACTGGGTAAAACTTTTTTACTAGAATGTGCTTGGTGGGCTTTAACTGGACAGTGGGCAAATTTACCAGCATATCCAACGCAAACCGGAAGTGAAGATGAACCTGTAATTACATTTAAAATTTCTGGAGATTCTGAATCTGATACAGAGAGTATTTCTTATGACTGGCAACTTCAAAGATGGAATGAAATTAAAAATCGCTCAACTATTCCAGGTCTTTTAATTTATGCCAGAGTAGATGGTTCTTTTGCCGTATGGGACACAGCAAAACAATATTTGTCATCTTCTTCACGGATTAGAAATATTGAGAAAAAACCACTTCCTTTTGTGTTTACAAAAGATGAGTTATGGAATGGTCAAAAAGATGAAAATGGCAATACTTTTATTAATGGATTATTACAAGATTGGATTCAATGGCAAAGTAGACCAGATAAATATCCATTTGACACCTTAGTAAAAGTATTAGAACGTTTATCACCTCCCGAAGAAGGGGATTTAGGAATTTTGAAACCGGGAGAACCTGTCAGACTTCCTTATGATGCTAGAGAAATTCCCACCATAGAACATCCTTATGGAACTGTTCCCATTATTCATGCTTCCGCAGGGGTACAGAGGATAATTACAATGGCTTATTTGATAGTTTGGGCTTATGAAGAACATAAAATACAATCAAAACTTATCCGCATAGAACCACAGAAGAGAATGGTTATTTTAGTAGATGAATTAGAAGCACATCTTCACCCCCAATGGCAAAGGGCTATTTTACCTGCGTTGTTAGATGTGAGAGATGATTTAGCATCTGATTTACAAGTGCAAATTATGGTTGCTACTCATTCTCCTTTAGTTATGGCATCTGTAGAACCTAGATTTGATGAAAGAGTTGATAAGCTATTTAGTTTAGAACTGGTGAAAAGCGATTTATTAGGTAATGAAGTCCAAATTGAAGAACTTCCTTTTATCCGTCAAGGTGTGGTAGACTCTTGGTTAATGTCTGATGTTTTCAAATTGCGTCATGCTCGTTCTTTGGAAGCAGAAAAGGCTATAGAAGCAGCGAAAGTTTTACAATTATCAGATAATCCAAATTCGGAAGATGTGGCAAGAGTATCAAATGATTTGGCAAGGTATTTATCAGAAGATGATAGATTTTGGCCAAGGTGGGTTTATTTTGCAGAACAGCATGGAGTAGATTTGTGATTCCTATTAAACCCCAGCCTAAACCTGATGATTTTGACGAAAAAGTTAGACAACCAGGTTTAGCTTTTTTAAGTAAAGTTCCTAATCCCAAAACTAAAGAGTGGAGAGATTATTGGCGAAAATCATTGCCTGATTTATACGATGCTTGTAATCATATTTGTGTATATTCAGCACAATGGATTCCTTATGACACAGGTAGCCCAGCAGTTGATCATTTTATTCCTAAAACGGTTAACCCTAAACTAGCTTTAGCCAGGGAATTAATTCCCTGTCTAATAGCTAAAGTCGGTTAAAACCGACTAATTATTGGGTTATGATCCGGTTTCGATATTATTCGGTACTATGGTACTATCTGTATTCCGGTGGTACTATATTTATTCGGGTTTCGATATTATTCTGAAGTTTAAGGAAGTTTTTCTATCTCTTGGAAATACTATAGAAAATGCTTTTGACAGTGCGGAATAAACGAGTAAAAGAGGAAGGTTGATGCCAAGTCTGATAAAATTCTGGATAAAGCATATTTTGGGCGATTTTCCCAATGAGTTGATAATGTTCATTAGTTAGCTGATAACCACTTATGGCTTTAATTACCATAGGTTGATCACCAACGCCTATTTTCCCTAACCTATCAGCCGCCAAGTTACGGATACCCCCATCCTGTGATGTGTTGATTAATTCTACCAAAGCAGCGATCGCATCTGCATTACCAGGGTCTATTTCGTATAAGTTATAAGCTGCCAACCCAAGGGTCTTATTATCCTGTGATGTTTTAATTAATTTTACTAAAGCAGCGATCGCATCTGCATTACCAGGGTCTATTTCGTCTAAGTTATAAGCCGCCCATCTATGGGTCTCCTCATCTTGTGATGTGTTAATTAATTTTACCAAAGCAGCGATCGCCACTGGATTACCAATGCCTATTTTCCCTAAACTTTCACTCACATAATCACGGATAAAAATATCCTGTGATGTATTGATTAATTTTACCAAAGCTGCGATCGCAACTGGATTACCAGGGTCTATTTTTCCTAAGCTTTCAGATGCGTTCCTAAGTGTCTGCTCATCCTGTGATGTATTGATTAATTTTACCAAAGCCGTGATCGCTTCTGCATTACCAACTCCTATTTTCCCTAAGCTTTCAGCGACAATTCCACGGATGAAAGTATCTGGTAATGTGTTAGTTAATTCTACCAAAGCTGCGATCGCAACTGGATTACCAGGGTCTATTATTCCTAAGCTTTCAGCCGCGCGCAAACGAGTATACCACGAATCCTGTGATGTGTTAATTAATTCTACCAACGCAGCGATCACAACTGGATTACCAACGCCCATTTTCCCCAAGCTAAGAGCCACATATATATGGATAACCTTATCCTTTGATGTGTTGATTAATTGTACCAAAGCAGGGATCTCATCTGCATTACCAACGACTATTTTCTCTAAGCTTTCAGCCGCCCGCCCACGGGTATACTCATCCTGTGATGTGTTGATTAATTCTACCAAAGCTGCGATCGCAACTGCATTACCAACGCCTATTTTCCCTAAGCTAACAGCCGCCATCCTATGGGTAGATTCATCCTGTGATGTGTTGATTAATTCTACCAAAGCTGCGATCGCAACTGGATTATCAGGGTGTATTTTCCCTAAACTAAGAGCCACGATCCAACGGGTATCTTCATCCTGTGATGTGTTGATTAATTCTACCAAAGCAGCGATCACCACTTGATTACCAATGCCTATTTTCTCTAAGCCTTCAGCCACCATTCTCTTAGTAAAAAGATCCTGTGATCTGTTAATTAATTCTACCAAAGCTGCGATCGCAACTGCATTACCAAGGCCTATTTTCCCTAAGCTATCAGCCGCCTGCCTACGGGTAGATTCATCCTGTGATGTGTTGATTAATTCTACCAAAGCTGCGATCGCAACTGCATTACCAAGGCCTATTTTCCCTAAGCTATCAGCCGCCTGCCTACGGGTAGATTCATCCTGTGATGTGTTGATTAATTCTACCAAAGCTGCGATCGCCTTTGTTCGATCTGTTTCTTGTATCGCTACATCTGCTTGAGCGTGAATATTACTATAATTAGAAATATCTAATGACCAATTAATAATTTGCTTAACTATTTCATCTGTTTGAGAAAAATCTTTAAATTCAGCAATTCCAGCAGCAGCTAAAAAATAGGTTCGATATTCATGAAAACCTTTATTTTTATATTTCACACAGCCATCTTTAAACTCAATTAATGCCTCAATAAACTGTTTTTTTTGAGTTCTTATATTTTCTTCTGGTCGTCCTAACCACAGCAATATTGTCTGTTTCCACTGTGGTTCAAAAATACGATATTTTTTATTTTTTACAGGTTTATTTTTATGGTTTCTGGGTAAGAAAAAATCCCAATCATTAATTGCTGTGGCAGCAAAGTATTCTTGAAATGAGGCATGAAAAAAAGCATACACAGGTTTTCTATCTGTATCTTTTCCCACCTTATTTAGCCAACCTAATCTCAAAGCTAAACTTAGTAGTGAATTTTTATCATCAGCATCACCCAAAAACTGATTAATAAACTCACCCCGCAAGCGAAAACGAGTTGCTTCTTTATCTATTGCTTCCCTCGCTAATTCACCTAATTTAATATTCAGTTGTTGACGTTGTGCTGCTTTCGTGACGAATTCATCTTGTTTCCATTTATAAAAATCATCAACTAATTGCTGATAGAATCCCGCTTGTGTATCTTGTAATTTTCCCTCTCTGGCTTGCCAATTTAAACAAAGTAATGTTAATCGCAAAGGATTTTTAACTAAATCTTGAATGCGCTCTTTACCAGTTTCTTTTAAAGAATTACATAATCGTTTACCTCGTTCTCTATCCAGTTCAGGAATTGCGGTAAACCATTTATCAATAAACTTTTCTACCTGTTCAGGATAAGAAAAGTCTAAAGTTCGATAGATATCAAAATCATTAAGCGCATTGCTGCCACCATCCCATAAATTTAACCGACAAGTTACAACGATTCGTGCTTGATTAATACATCCACTTTGCCGAATTTGTCTATGAATATCAGCTAAAATATGACCAGAATTACTAGATATTTCATCTAACCCATCTAATAATAGCCATACTCGACTTTTGTTAAATTGGGTGACAAAATCATTTTTAATTTGGTCTGTAGCTTCTGCTTGTCCTATTCTTTGACTAGCAGCAGTTAGCCAAGTATCAAATAAATATTTTTCTAATTTTTCACCTTGTAAATCGGCTAAAGATATCCAAATAATAATTGATTGATTAATTTTTTTAGATAAATAATCAACAATTTTTTGTAATAAGGTAGTTTTACCTGCCCCCGGTTCACCAATAATTGCAATGCGTTTACATTTACTTTTGCGTGTGTTTTTCTCTTTTAAAACTTGTTCTAAAAATTCCTGATTCTCAAACTTTTGAATAATTTCAAGTTCTTGATAAAGTTCTGATCCTTTATCTGGAAAAGAATCATTTTCACGCTTAGATATTTCTTTTCGTTCTACTAAACCTAGTGGCACATAAACATCTGGCACTTGTAAATTAACCCCCTCAGAATAAGTGAGGGAATTTGTAGTTAATTTTTGCGTTTCTGCCAACAGTTCTCGGCAGATTTCTGTCCAATTAATGGGAGTTAACTTTGCCCGATTCTCCCCGTCGAGCGACTGTGGTCATTGAATATTAATGGTATCAATATTCTGGGCGAGTATTCCACCTTTTTCTATTTTGATTTCTTCTGCTAATTTGCTAAAATTATAATTCTTAACAACTGAAGACTGATTTTTAATTTCTTCTGCTAATTTTTGAATTTTCTTAGCAGTTTCAGATTGATCATTATTAACTGCTGCTTCTACATCTAGCACAGCTTGAGCAATTTCTGGGTCTTTCTTGGCGGCTTCTGTGAGTTCTAACACAGCTTGACCATAATCTAATGGCTGAGGTTCATTTGCTTCAACAGCCTCAATTAATCGCGGTACTAGCTTCTTTTCACGTAACTTAGTGATTAATTTCCCTACTTGCGTCCAGATTAAATCACCAAAATTTTCGCCAATTTTTTCTAGAGGTTTACTTACTAGAGGGTTACTTGATATAGCAGCAATAGTATTTACAACAGCCATGAGTGTTAAAGATTCCATAAATTCGCTATAAATTAAAATGGTGTAAAGATTATTTCAACAGATACGAATTGCTTGCAGCAGCGGTTCGCTATCCCTGTTTCGCAAAAGTTTTTACCAAACTCAGTATATCACGCAAATAAATGGTAATTTAAGCCTGTTGCTATGAATTTAGGACTAGCGTGAAAATAAACTACCAATCTGATAATTTACATAACCCAGCAAACAGAAAAATGGAAAATATTTTTGATAAATCAAGAATGATGCCAAGCTTGATAAAATTCTGGATAGGGCATATTTTGGGCGCAATTCCAAATCAAATCATAGTCTTCACTATCTAATTTATAGCGACGTAAAGCTTGCACCACCAAGAATATATCTTTATTGTTAGTGACTATCTTTCCTAAGCTTTTAGCGGCTAGTTTATGGGTGTACTCATTCTGTGATTTATCCAGAAGTTGCACTAAGGCGGTAATGGCTTTTTCATTATTCATACCTATATTGCCTAAGCTTTCTAGTGCATAGACAATA
The DNA window shown above is from Anabaena sp. WA102 and carries:
- a CDS encoding AAA family ATPase: MFISIEQIRESLKHLENVDSFWGITFLKFKQLQLPVGNTIEISLYSEIKDFLEKNYKLYKDSTFSYRCFRLSKNKNRWIKLNRYVNSIIEDVYREIYKDIHTPIFRESLINNINEDRWGWKDNYIEILKSCLFQYDNQLIPTFHLAVWLYREKEWSSETTPEDIIEKFKDDFLINEQEFNNLFDISIPENTNISQLFKNKKVSWTELKTVIEKPPFIPPEEGTLTYLEIQGVGAAKKLFFEPAERLSLITGDNGLGKTFLLECAWWALTGQWANLPAYPTQTGSEDEPVITFKISGDSESDTESISYDWQLQRWNEIKNRSTIPGLLIYARVDGSFAVWDTAKQYLSSSSRIRNIEKKPLPFVFTKDELWNGQKDENGNTFINGLLQDWIQWQSRPDKYPFDTLVKVLERLSPPEEGDLGILKPGEPVRLPYDAREIPTIEHPYGTVPIIHASAGVQRIITMAYLIVWAYEEHKIQSKLIRIEPQKRMVILVDELEAHLHPQWQRAILPALLDVRDDLASDLQVQIMVATHSPLVMASVEPRFDERVDKLFSLELVKSDLLGNEVQIEELPFIRQGVVDSWLMSDVFKLRHARSLEAEKAIEAAKVLQLSDNPNSEDVARVSNDLARYLSEDDRFWPRWVYFAEQHGVDL
- a CDS encoding HEAT repeat domain-containing protein, with the protein product MAETQKLTTNSLTYSEGVNLQVPDVYVPLGLVERKEISKRENDSFPDKGSELYQELEIIQKFENQEFLEQVLKEKNTRKSKCKRIAIIGEPGAGKTTLLQKIVDYLSKKINQSIIIWISLADLQGEKLEKYLFDTWLTAASQRIGQAEATDQIKNDFVTQFNKSRVWLLLDGLDEISSNSGHILADIHRQIRQSGCINQARIVVTCRLNLWDGGSNALNDFDIYRTLDFSYPEQVEKFIDKWFTAIPELDRERGKRLCNSLKETGKERIQDLVKNPLRLTLLCLNWQAREGKLQDTQAGFYQQLVDDFYKWKQDEFVTKAAQRQQLNIKLGELAREAIDKEATRFRLRGEFINQFLGDADDKNSLLSLALRLGWLNKVGKDTDRKPVYAFFHASFQEYFAATAINDWDFFLPRNHKNKPVKNKKYRIFEPQWKQTILLWLGRPEENIRTQKKQFIEALIEFKDGCVKYKNKGFHEYRTYFLAAAGIAEFKDFSQTDEIVKQIINWSLDISNYSNIHAQADVAIQETDRTKAIAALVELINTSQDESTRRQAADSLGKIGLGNAVAIAALVELINTSQDESTRRQAADSLGKIGLGNAVAIAALVELINRSQDLFTKRMVAEGLEKIGIGNQVVIAALVELINTSQDEDTRWIVALSLGKIHPDNPVAIAALVELINTSQDESTHRMAAVSLGKIGVGNAVAIAALVELINTSQDEYTRGRAAESLEKIVVGNADEIPALVQLINTSKDKVIHIYVALSLGKMGVGNPVVIAALVELINTSQDSWYTRLRAAESLGIIDPGNPVAIAALVELTNTLPDTFIRGIVAESLGKIGVGNAEAITALVKLINTSQDEQTLRNASESLGKIDPGNPVAIAALVKLINTSQDIFIRDYVSESLGKIGIGNPVAIAALVKLINTSQDEETHRWAAYNLDEIDPGNADAIAALVKLIKTSQDNKTLGLAAYNLYEIDPGNADAIAALVELINTSQDGGIRNLAADRLGKIGVGDQPMVIKAISGYQLTNEHYQLIGKIAQNMLYPEFYQTWHQPSSFTRLFRTVKSIFYSISKR